From the Theobroma cacao cultivar B97-61/B2 chromosome 2, Criollo_cocoa_genome_V2, whole genome shotgun sequence genome, one window contains:
- the LOC18607359 gene encoding protein SUPPRESSOR OF GENE SILENCING 3 isoform X2, which translates to MADAIDQFPDLGSVYKISSRQVNQLSQNVADIKLASTQDGDKENSWESKNRVAANSWFRQDSTPNAWGHPNVIQKLRMQSSSGSEKATGNVWPTQNAVSLNSCGNGGAWSQQGDGTRGNSCIESPSAEHGWNGPALAGFTLSNSCQDGQVKTDHQVRDISDDRNGGNECDYDGSDVVYDSEDLDDYESDSDEDEKSHETRKKSKWFNGFFEILEKLTVEEIISPVRKWHCPACQGGPGAINWYRGVQPLMTHAMTKTTRRAKMHRVFADLLVEEMRRRGTFIKPVNDAFGRWEGLNDRVADHEIVWPPMVIIVNTRYEQDENGKWTGMGNQELLNYFSSYAAVKARHSYGPQGHRGMSVLIFESSAAGYLEAARLHKHFKEQGRDRDAWDCSRVPFCPGGKRQLYGYIAMKEDLDIFNRHSQGKSKLKFETKSYQEMVESQIKKINDDSQQLTRLKKKVAQEQQHSQALAESLGRLSEKLRQTTKENYIMRQRTRLQHEQNKEELGAKEQYFKEKINIIYQAIDSKEDNFEKLQRAARERVKQSNANPTRNEVGYSATEMEENARSMIIEEKKMEAFDAEREKLMKSHQDRRLEITQRYWEELIELEKGFENELTLLMEKYTPDCLEELTYQQP; encoded by the exons ATGGCAGATGCTATTGACCAATTTCCAGACTTGGGGAGTGTGTATAAAATTTCTAGTCGCCAAGTTAATCAACTAAGTCAGAATGTGGCAGACATCAAGCTAGCTTCTACACAGGATGGTGACAAAGAGAACTCTTGGGAATCCAAAAACAGAGTTGCTGCAAATTCATGGTTTCGTCAAGATTCTACTCCTAATGCATGGGGACATCCAAATGTGATTCAGAAACTTAGAATGCAAAGTAGTAGTGGTTCAGAAAAGGCTACTGGCAATGTCTGGCCAACTCAAAATGCTGTTTCTCTGAATTCCTGTGGAAATGGTGGTGCATGGAGCCAACAAGGTGATGGAACAAGGGGAAATAGTTGTATAGAATCTCCATCTGCAGAGCATGGATGGAATGGCCCTGCTCTAGCTGGTTTCACTTTGTCTAATAGTTGTCAGGATGGTCAAGTAAAAACTGACCACCAAGTTCGTGATATTTCTGATGACAGGAATGGAGGTAATGAATGTGATTATGATGGCTCTGATGTTGTTTATGATAGTGAAGATCTCGATGACTATGAGTCTGATTCGGATGAGGATGAGAAGAGTCATGAAACACGCAAGAAGAGCAAATGGTTCAATGgattttttgagattttagagAAACTGACTGTTGAGGAGATTATTTCACCAGTTCGCAAGTGGCACTGCCCAGCTTGTCAAGGCGGGCCGGGAGCCATCAACTGGTATCGAGGTGTGCAACCCCTAATGACTCATGCCATGACTAAAACGACACGGAGAGCAAAGATGCATCGAGTATTTGCAGATCTTTTGGTTGAGGAGATGCGCAGGAGAGGAACTTTCATTAAACCAGTCAATGATGCATTTGGCAGATGGGAAGGGCTGAATGATAGAGTTGCAGATCATGAAATAGTTTGGCCTCCAATGGTTATCATTGTGAATACAAGATATGAACAGGATGAAAATGGCAAG TGGACTGGAATGGGAAATCAAGAGCTTCTCAATTACTTCAGCTCATATGCTGCAGTAAAAGCAAGACACTCATACGGTCCACAAGGGCACCGGGGGATGAGTGTCTTGATCTTTGAGAGCTCGGCAGCAGGGTATTTAGAGGCTGCACGTCTGCATAAACATTTTAAAGAGCAAGGGAGAGATAGGGATGCTTGGGATTGTTCTCGGGTTCCATTCTGTCCGGGTGGGAAGCGCCAACTCTACGGTTACATTGCCATGAAAGAAGACTTGGATATATTTAACCGACACTCTCAAG GAAAGTCCAAGCTAAAATTTGAGACAAAATCATACCAAGAGATGGTTGAGAGCCAGATAAAGAAGATAAATGATGATAGTCAGCAGCTTACCCGACTTAAAAAGAAGGTTGCTCAAGAACAGCAGCACTCACAAGCCCTTGCAGAGTCTCTAGGTCGATTGAGTGAGAAGCTCCGCCAGACAACAAAGGAAAATTATATTATGAGGCAGCGAACTAGATTGCAGCATGAGCAGAACAAAGAAGAG TTGGGTGCCAAAGAACAATACTTTAAGGAGAAAATCAACATCATTTACCAAGCCATAGACTCTAAGGAAGATAATTTTGAGAAGCTGCAGAGGGCAGCAAGGGAAAGAGTTAAGCAGTCAAATGCAAATCCGACAAGGAATGAAGTTGGGTACAG TGCTACTGAGATGGAAGAAAATGCGAGGTCCATGATAATCGAGGAGAAAAAGATGGAGGCATTCGATGCAGAGAGGGAGAAGCTGATGAAAAGTCATCAAGACAGAAGGTTGGAAATCACACAGAGGTATTGGGAGGAGCTGATTGAGCTTGAGAAaggatttgaaaatgaattgaCCCTGCTCATGGAAAAGTACACCCCAGATTGCCTTGAGGAACTGACCTACCAACAGCCTTAA
- the LOC18607359 gene encoding protein SUPPRESSOR OF GENE SILENCING 3 isoform X1, producing MCDILCSPAGFRQREVSGKIVQKIFMADAIDQFPDLGSVYKISSRQVNQLSQNVADIKLASTQDGDKENSWESKNRVAANSWFRQDSTPNAWGHPNVIQKLRMQSSSGSEKATGNVWPTQNAVSLNSCGNGGAWSQQGDGTRGNSCIESPSAEHGWNGPALAGFTLSNSCQDGQVKTDHQVRDISDDRNGGNECDYDGSDVVYDSEDLDDYESDSDEDEKSHETRKKSKWFNGFFEILEKLTVEEIISPVRKWHCPACQGGPGAINWYRGVQPLMTHAMTKTTRRAKMHRVFADLLVEEMRRRGTFIKPVNDAFGRWEGLNDRVADHEIVWPPMVIIVNTRYEQDENGKWTGMGNQELLNYFSSYAAVKARHSYGPQGHRGMSVLIFESSAAGYLEAARLHKHFKEQGRDRDAWDCSRVPFCPGGKRQLYGYIAMKEDLDIFNRHSQGKSKLKFETKSYQEMVESQIKKINDDSQQLTRLKKKVAQEQQHSQALAESLGRLSEKLRQTTKENYIMRQRTRLQHEQNKEELGAKEQYFKEKINIIYQAIDSKEDNFEKLQRAARERVKQSNANPTRNEVGYSATEMEENARSMIIEEKKMEAFDAEREKLMKSHQDRRLEITQRYWEELIELEKGFENELTLLMEKYTPDCLEELTYQQP from the exons ATGTGTGATATTCTTTGTTCACCTGCCG GTTTCAGACAGAGAGAAGTTTCTGGAAAAATTGTTCAAAAAATCTTCATGGCAGATGCTATTGACCAATTTCCAGACTTGGGGAGTGTGTATAAAATTTCTAGTCGCCAAGTTAATCAACTAAGTCAGAATGTGGCAGACATCAAGCTAGCTTCTACACAGGATGGTGACAAAGAGAACTCTTGGGAATCCAAAAACAGAGTTGCTGCAAATTCATGGTTTCGTCAAGATTCTACTCCTAATGCATGGGGACATCCAAATGTGATTCAGAAACTTAGAATGCAAAGTAGTAGTGGTTCAGAAAAGGCTACTGGCAATGTCTGGCCAACTCAAAATGCTGTTTCTCTGAATTCCTGTGGAAATGGTGGTGCATGGAGCCAACAAGGTGATGGAACAAGGGGAAATAGTTGTATAGAATCTCCATCTGCAGAGCATGGATGGAATGGCCCTGCTCTAGCTGGTTTCACTTTGTCTAATAGTTGTCAGGATGGTCAAGTAAAAACTGACCACCAAGTTCGTGATATTTCTGATGACAGGAATGGAGGTAATGAATGTGATTATGATGGCTCTGATGTTGTTTATGATAGTGAAGATCTCGATGACTATGAGTCTGATTCGGATGAGGATGAGAAGAGTCATGAAACACGCAAGAAGAGCAAATGGTTCAATGgattttttgagattttagagAAACTGACTGTTGAGGAGATTATTTCACCAGTTCGCAAGTGGCACTGCCCAGCTTGTCAAGGCGGGCCGGGAGCCATCAACTGGTATCGAGGTGTGCAACCCCTAATGACTCATGCCATGACTAAAACGACACGGAGAGCAAAGATGCATCGAGTATTTGCAGATCTTTTGGTTGAGGAGATGCGCAGGAGAGGAACTTTCATTAAACCAGTCAATGATGCATTTGGCAGATGGGAAGGGCTGAATGATAGAGTTGCAGATCATGAAATAGTTTGGCCTCCAATGGTTATCATTGTGAATACAAGATATGAACAGGATGAAAATGGCAAG TGGACTGGAATGGGAAATCAAGAGCTTCTCAATTACTTCAGCTCATATGCTGCAGTAAAAGCAAGACACTCATACGGTCCACAAGGGCACCGGGGGATGAGTGTCTTGATCTTTGAGAGCTCGGCAGCAGGGTATTTAGAGGCTGCACGTCTGCATAAACATTTTAAAGAGCAAGGGAGAGATAGGGATGCTTGGGATTGTTCTCGGGTTCCATTCTGTCCGGGTGGGAAGCGCCAACTCTACGGTTACATTGCCATGAAAGAAGACTTGGATATATTTAACCGACACTCTCAAG GAAAGTCCAAGCTAAAATTTGAGACAAAATCATACCAAGAGATGGTTGAGAGCCAGATAAAGAAGATAAATGATGATAGTCAGCAGCTTACCCGACTTAAAAAGAAGGTTGCTCAAGAACAGCAGCACTCACAAGCCCTTGCAGAGTCTCTAGGTCGATTGAGTGAGAAGCTCCGCCAGACAACAAAGGAAAATTATATTATGAGGCAGCGAACTAGATTGCAGCATGAGCAGAACAAAGAAGAG TTGGGTGCCAAAGAACAATACTTTAAGGAGAAAATCAACATCATTTACCAAGCCATAGACTCTAAGGAAGATAATTTTGAGAAGCTGCAGAGGGCAGCAAGGGAAAGAGTTAAGCAGTCAAATGCAAATCCGACAAGGAATGAAGTTGGGTACAG TGCTACTGAGATGGAAGAAAATGCGAGGTCCATGATAATCGAGGAGAAAAAGATGGAGGCATTCGATGCAGAGAGGGAGAAGCTGATGAAAAGTCATCAAGACAGAAGGTTGGAAATCACACAGAGGTATTGGGAGGAGCTGATTGAGCTTGAGAAaggatttgaaaatgaattgaCCCTGCTCATGGAAAAGTACACCCCAGATTGCCTTGAGGAACTGACCTACCAACAGCCTTAA